CTGCCGCCTGAATTTAAGTCTTATGAAGAGTATCTGGAGTTCCTCGGAAATGAAGTTCTTCCTGTCGTGAAGAAGAAAAATCTTGCTCGCCGGGTGGATGTTTTTATTGAAAAAGGATTTTTCCCGGCAGAGGCTTCGGAGAAATATCTCCGCAAGGCTCAGGCGCTGGGGTTTGACGTTCTTATTCATGCAGATCAGCTTTCACTCAGCGGAGGCAGTGATGTGGCCGTGCGAGTTGGTGCGCTTTCAGGCGACCATCTGCTGCAACTGACGGAAAAAGAAATTAAAAATCTTGCGAAGTCAGAAACGACCTGTGTGCTTCTGCCGACAGCGGATCTTTATATGAAAACAAAATATCCCGCGGCGAGAGAAATGATTGCAGCCGGAGCGCGGGTGGCTTTGGCGACCGACTTCAATCCGGGCACCTCTCCAACACAAGATTTGAATCTAGTTGGACTTCTTGCGCGTCTTGAAATGAAGATGACTCTGCCAGAAGTGATCGCAGCTTACACTGTGGGGGCGGCTCACGCCTTGAATCTGCACAACGAAGTCGGTTCTTTAGAGGTCGGAAAATCTGCTGATATTTTGTGCATCGATCAGGATTGGCAAACCTTGTTTTACAGTGTGGGTGAGCGTTCTGAGAAGATGGTTTTCTCGAGAGGAAAGAAAGTTTTCGACAGCCTCAAATAATCTACTGCGTCAGAAAATTTAAGATTCTTAAAATTTCCTTTGAATAATCCCCCCTTTTCTTCCTAGTCTTGAGCTAAAAGGTGCCTGCTTCTTTTTTCTGGCTACGCCGCAAAAAAATGTCAGACACCTTTTTGGGGGGGAAGTTACAGCATGAGATCGTCATACAGCACTTTGATGCAATCGAAGTATTTTAATCCTGCTTTTAACAGTGCCATCTTTGATGGTCCCGTGCGTATTTATTTCGCCCAATTTCATGAAGCTTTAGCGCTCAAAGTCTATTTCCTCATCCAACAGAAGTTGGTCGAGCAGATGGCGAAGGCGAAAGAGATTTCGAAAAACTCTGGCGCTAACATCCTTGTGATGATTTATCCAACAGAAGACTCTTTCCTGCTCTCTTTTGAGGGCGCAGAGAAGCATATCAGCCCTTTGGAAGTCGAAAAGTGGCATAACGACGTGGTTATCGGACTTCGCGGTCCTATCGAAGACGAAAACCTAGATCTTTTGATAGAGACACTTCGTCTCACAATGGAAAACTGGCGTCCAGCTATGGCGGAGCCGTCTTCCTCTCCCGCAGAACTGTGATATCATTATTAAATGAAGAGAAAAGGTCAAAGCGGTCAGATCGTGGTGGAGTACGTGCTCCTCTTAGTTATCGCCGTCAGCGTTGCCGCCCTTTTAGTAAGTCAATTGGTCAGCCGTAGTGAGGACGATCCGGGCGTACTCACGGCCAAATGGCAATCCATCCTAACAACAATCGGAGAAGACGTCCCAGACCGCCGCCAATAAAAGGTGCCTGGTTCTTTTTTCTGGCGATACTGCAGCATTTTTGCGGCGTAGTCAGAAAAAAGAAGCAGGCACCTTTTAGAGGAAGGCGCCGCCGCGTTTGCGGATTTCTTCTTTGACGGCTGTTTGCATTTTTTCTTGGATGTCTTGAGCAATGTCGTGCACGAGTTCGGCGTCTTCGACGGCGGAAGCTTTGTACGGAAGGTAGATCGGCTCCAGGAAACGGATGCGCCACTTCGCAGGTAATGGAATCACGTTCAAGGGGAGCGGGATTACGGAGCCTTTCAAAAACTTCGTGAACTTGAGCTGTTTCAAATTAATGTGCGTCTCTTCGGCGCCAAGAATCACAACAGGCACAATCGGACATTGCGTTTCCAAAGCCATGCGCACAAAACCGCGTTTGAATTCTTGCAGTTGATAGCGCTGTGATGTCGGCTTGAAGTTGCCATGCTCGCCTTCAGGAAAAAGCACGATCGCATTCCCTTTTTTAAGAGCATTTACGCCATTTTCATAAGTCGCTTCCGTGAAACCCATTTTTTGCGCGGGGATCGCCGTGGTCTCGGTTAGAAACCAAAAGTGATGAGTCAAAACGCGCGGGATTCGTTTTGCCTCTTGCTGAATGACGTGGCCTAAAAGAAAGGCATCGAAACCGGAATACCCCGAGTGGTTGGGAGCGATGATAACAGCTCCGCGTCGGGGGATGTTCTCAATGCCCTCGATCTCGAGACGGAAATACTTGCGGAGGATCTCTAAAAGAAAACGCGGCAGAACACGAAAAATCAGAGTGTCTCGGTCAAGGTTCCGAAGACCAAAAATTTTTTCGTTGGGTTTCTTCAAGAAATTCTTCATGATGTTATTAGTTCTATCCATCGACCGGAGAGTGTTTATGTCTTCTTCTTTTATCATGGCTATCGACCAGGGTACAACCAGCTCAAGAACATGCATTATCAATCAAGCCGGAGGTCTTGTCGCCGAGGCGCGTGAGACTTTCAAGCAGATTTTTCCGAAGCCGGGTTGGGTCGAACACGATCCTGAGGACATTTGGTTTTCCACACAGCGCTCAATGCGTCTTGCTCTTGAGAAAGCCAAGATCAGTGGAGCACAAATTCGCGCGATCGGGATTACAAATCAGCGTGAAACAGTCATGTTGTGGGATGCGCGGACGGGGAAGGCTCTTCACAACGCCATCGTCTGGCAGTGCCGTCGTACCCAAGAGATTTGCGAAAAATTAAAGAAGAACAAAAAAGAAAAAATGATCACGGCAAAAACCGGTCTGGTGCTGGATCCTTATTTTTCTGCCACAAAAATTCAGTGGCTCCTTAAACATGTCCCGAACGCTCTGAAAAAAGCGCGCGAGGGTCAAGTTCTTGCGGGCACGGTCGACGCGTATCTCTTGTGGAGATTAACAGCGGGCCAAGCGCATAAGACTGACGTGAGCAACGCCTCCCGCACCATGCTGATGAACATTCACACAGGATGGTGGGACGAAGAACTCATGAAACTTTTCAACGTGCCCGAGGGAATCCTGCCGGAAATTTGTCCTTCGAATGCGGACTTTGGAAAAACACGCGGCTTGGGATTTATGCCCGACGGAATTCCTATTACAGGAATGATCGGGGACCAACAGTCGGCCCTTTTTGGGCAAGCATGTTACGAAGTCGGCGAATCCAAATGCA
This region of Bdellovibrio sp. 22V genomic DNA includes:
- the hutI gene encoding imidazolonepropionase, translated to MGILLKNISTLLTLQGASQKKGRGIQEQDLSIANQAALLIEKDKIAWVGPHKKLPKEFAKKNHREIDLKGKTVLPGFVECHTHLVFAGDRAAEFEMRNQGVSYQEISAKGGGILSTVKKTRAASVNDLASVAQKRASQFIAQGVTTLEVKSGYALNLKDEMKMLQAAQKIENVRTLNTFLGAHALPPEFKSYEEYLEFLGNEVLPVVKKKNLARRVDVFIEKGFFPAEASEKYLRKAQALGFDVLIHADQLSLSGGSDVAVRVGALSGDHLLQLTEKEIKNLAKSETTCVLLPTADLYMKTKYPAAREMIAAGARVALATDFNPGTSPTQDLNLVGLLARLEMKMTLPEVIAAYTVGAAHALNLHNEVGSLEVGKSADILCIDQDWQTLFYSVGERSEKMVFSRGKKVFDSLK
- a CDS encoding lysophospholipid acyltransferase family protein, which translates into the protein MDRTNNIMKNFLKKPNEKIFGLRNLDRDTLIFRVLPRFLLEILRKYFRLEIEGIENIPRRGAVIIAPNHSGYSGFDAFLLGHVIQQEAKRIPRVLTHHFWFLTETTAIPAQKMGFTEATYENGVNALKKGNAIVLFPEGEHGNFKPTSQRYQLQEFKRGFVRMALETQCPIVPVVILGAEETHINLKQLKFTKFLKGSVIPLPLNVIPLPAKWRIRFLEPIYLPYKASAVEDAELVHDIAQDIQEKMQTAVKEEIRKRGGAFL
- the glpK gene encoding glycerol kinase GlpK; translated protein: MSSSFIMAIDQGTTSSRTCIINQAGGLVAEARETFKQIFPKPGWVEHDPEDIWFSTQRSMRLALEKAKISGAQIRAIGITNQRETVMLWDARTGKALHNAIVWQCRRTQEICEKLKKNKKEKMITAKTGLVLDPYFSATKIQWLLKHVPNALKKAREGQVLAGTVDAYLLWRLTAGQAHKTDVSNASRTMLMNIHTGWWDEELMKLFNVPEGILPEICPSNADFGKTRGLGFMPDGIPITGMIGDQQSALFGQACYEVGESKCTFGTGSFLLLNTGKKAVKSKNKLLTTIAWKLKDQEMVYALEGGAFVCGAAVQWLRDGLGLFQQSSDIEALAKTVDTTEGVEFVPALTGLGAPHWNPEARGIICGLTRGTTKAHIARATLEAMALQNVDILETMQRDLGKKLRGVRVDGGAAANDLLMQMQADYCGANVVRPENLETTALGAAFMAGLGVGLWKNLNEIKKVWKVNKEFKVKMTPKERKARRVRWEKALERV